The genomic segment GGCAATAAAAGCACCACTGTGTGCGTTGTTTCATGTGAAACACCCAATCGCATAGTCCTTTACGTCGTTCCATGGCCATGATGGTGACGGAGGGCAACGACAGCTGCGGCAGCGGAGTGCAGCACCATAGCAATTCCTCCTCCTCCTCGCCTGCGCAAACTCGTCAGCAGCGCCACAAGGTCGAAGTATACAATGAGATTCTTCGCCGCTTGAAAGATTCCGGCCACGAAGATGCTATGCAACCTGGCTTCAACGATCAGCTTTGGGCTCACTTCAATCGCCTTCCCACACGGTCCTCTCCTTgcattctctcttctcttctacAAATACTCGCTGCAAACTACGTTAATTATTCTTCTACCATTCTCATACGTGTTTCATTTCTATCTTTATGTATAAATCTCGTTTTCTTTGTCGTTTTGTtggagttttattttatttactttttatgagTCTGTTTACGTGAGGTTTTGGCAGTGGATTGGTTTTGTTTCAAGCGTGAACTTGCGTAGTAGAATTAACCTTTCCTGCTTCTCCTGAATCCGTACGGAGACACTAGGTTTTAGTGAATGTTTGTTGTAATTGTGTTTTGTTTGGTGTCATGTGTTACATTAGGTCTGCGATTTTGGTTGTTGGAGAGAGATTTGAGGTTATTCTGTAATGCAGGTACGCGCTGGATGTGAATGTGGAAAGGGCGGCTGATGTTCTTATGCACAAGAGATTATTGCAGTTGGCGCATGATCCTGCTAATAGGCCTTCAATTGAAGTTAGATTAGTTCAGGTGACCTGATCCTTACTCATTATGGATGACACTGGTGTATTCTTCATGCTGTTAGATCATTTTCTTTCAGTTTTTGCTTTTTAGTGCTTTCACGTGGTGCAGCATTGTTGTCGGCTGTGCCTTGTCGACTTCTTAATTGTCATTTCCAAGTGGATCTTTTTGTTCCTGGCAGAGGATAACTATATGAAATGTACAAGTTTCAATTAGACTTGCAtgttatatctatatatatgcTAATACATTACTAAATGCGTCTGGAGTCTCTAGGTGTTGTTGGACTCCCTGCATGTGAAcgattgtttttctttttttctttttgtgaaacTTTTCCTACTCATTAAGATAGTCTTCTATCTGTCTGGAGTCAGGAGGGAGCCATTTTGATCAAATGCAACTACGAACAAATACACACTGTCAGCAATGCAGCATACTTAACACAATTCAGTCTCTTGCTGAACTAGAACCAAACGAGCTTGTTTAGATTTTATAGGATCACTCCATAGTTCTTCCAGGATCTCCACCGAATCATCCTGGAATAATATAAATGTATCTAAGATTAAGAAAGGTTAATTTGCGTCTCTACTTAGTATGTGGTCTGAAGCTAGCTTGATTGCGAGTACTGGTGAGAAGGggaaagtttaagaaaaaaatgatgattACAAATGTTAGTTTGATTGTGAAATTGTGGTTCATACCTGAAATAGCATTTGCTTCTAAGTTGTGCTTATGGATTTTGGCTCAATTTACAGTTGTATGATCTATGATGGTCGAGGACTCTAAACTCAACATTGCTTGATTTTTCTTATTACATTATTCAtcgaataattaaaatacttcgTGGATTTCAACTTGTTTGTCTTCATATAGCATTGTGGATGTTCACTTGAGCCACTATCTGCATATTAGCATGATTAATATTGTAAAAGTCTATTTGGTTACTGTATGATTAGAATGTCGAGGAATATTTACTATCAGCAAATCAACCTTGATTTGTTTGGTTGATTTGTCCCTTGtactcaaaatatatttttcatgccCATATTTTGTAATGATTATGTTCTTTCCTGCTGGATTcaagttgtttttaattttaattttcattttttgggTGTTGTGATTCATGTCCTTTACCTCAGTCCATGTTGGTCATATCATTTTGGTATTGGAATCTTCGTGCAGGTTCATCCCATATCTGATGGAAACTCAGCTGATGCTTCTGAATTGGATGATCCTGGGACAGAATCTGGTCAAAGTTCTTCAAAGTACTCTAGCAGACAGAGGTACTATTTTCTCTCACTtgttatatatttcataaatttctAGTAACTTATTGGGTACCATTATCACAAAGGACAAGAAACGGGTCTGCATAAAGCAATACTAATTATTCTAGTTAACCAGGGTTGATGCCGACATTCTTCAattctaatttttcttcttcttttcaacGTTCTAGTATACATCCACCTCCTGCTTTTGGTTCTTCTCCTAATCTTGAAGCATTGGCTCTTGAAGCAAATAGTTCTGAAGACATAGAGGAGGAACAATCTGTACATGCCAATGTTCAATATTCACGGTGAAACTTCTTCTGCAAGCTGCACTCAATAATTTAGAAACTAGGCATGGAAAATTTCTTTGAAGACGTAGAGTCTAAATTGCATATGCTTTTCTATTTTCATGGCTGTAGATATGAAGATATAACCCAGCTGGTCTGTGATACTTGTAGCTttcatatatatactttttaatattgttatatttttttggctTTCTTGAGGCTGAGGTGTgatgataatattatttgaatttccTTTGGTCAATCCTGTAAAAGACAAATTTAAGAACTTTGCTAGTACGCCTATATGAACTTGTATGATGTGTGGAGCCTTTATAACAATTAAATGGTTTATGCAGTTTTTAGTCAAATGTTCTAATATAGTTTTGATGTTTACTTTGAAATATTAAGCATTTGTATTCTAAAAATGCAGACCCATGCATGAAATCACCATCTCAACAGATGACAAGCCAAAGATTCTTAGCCAGGTATTTGATATCTTTCTGATAAAAATATGTACAGGATATATTTGATGTTGTATTATGGACCAAATAGAATGACATATTAGAGTATAACAATCAATCATTCATAAATGcataagaataaattaaatcccCAATTGTAGTAACTACACTTTGATTTCTACTAATAAATAATGCAATACTTTAACCAATATTAGATTTTCTTATCTCTCTTACAAAGTGGCGATCTATTTGTACATGTCTAGTCTCTTCTTGGAAGACCAAATTTGGTGCAATGTGAAGGGGCCATTGATATGTGTCATTTATTGGATTTCCTCAAATTTTAGCAGTCGGAAAAGTTGTTTTAAACAATGTAATCTGGCATGTAGTCGCTGCCACAACACAATATGCAGCTTGGCATTCGATCTAGCAACTGTGTATGCTTCTTATTTCTCATTGATGTCATATTTCCTCCAATAAAATCATAATAGCTGAAGTGGATCCCTTATTTGCTGATAATCCTACCTAGTTAGTGTAATAGTAACAAATGATATAACAAATCAAGTTACCAAGGACTTCGAAAATAAGGTAGAGAAACAAAGGGTACATGATTACAACTGACCAATGGCAATGGTAAGTCGGGAAAGTTTGCTATTATTTGAAATTAGTAGTTTTAACGAATAGGAAACTTTGAAGTTTGAAATTGTTGccaatttctttttgttttcatttacaTCATACATACCCTTTTCATATTTTACTGGTAAAAGATTACTTTTTCTGTATTATgtccaaataaaattaattacctAGAATATCTCTGTAACaatatattataagaatattcaattatgaatattaaattattgaagtaatttaattttagcatTTGTCCCAAATACATCATTTTTACTAGAAATAGCAACATCCTTAGCAATACTACAGGCAGATCACTTGAGCCACAGTAGCAAGTTTTGACTGTTGTCTAGCCTTGTTGTGACATTCTATCTCCATATATCCATGGGAGTTGCAATAAATGGGTAACCATGACCTCCACTTCATCCTCTATGATAAGAATGGGATTCAAGGGTTGAGGAATCATTAGCAGCTGTAGAGAAGTGGCCAAAAGTGTGGATTAAAGGACAGAATAGTTGTTCATTATCTATATCATACGAGGGTAGATGGGATCttgataatatatattcaattacaAATGAAATCAAGTTCAGTTACGAGGCTGACAATACCTAGTGCAAGAACCGTGAAAAATTGACTTTGTTGTGCAGCATGGGTTGTTATATCACCAATGAACACCATCAGAATttcaaataaacaattaaatgaTCAAGCTCACTAATATTGGCCTGCATGCTCATGTCATCATTTCCAAATTGACTGGAAAAATTACAAATGGAATCAAGTTTAGTTACAAGGCTGACAATGACAAGGGCAAGAACCATGAAAACTTTACTGTGTTGTTCAGCATGAGTTGTTGCATCACTAAAACACCATGAGGGTTTCATAAACAATTAAATGATCAAGCTCATTAATATTGGTTTGCATATTCATGTTTCCCAAAATCAAGTTGAAAATCACATTAAAGTGATGATGACCATTGTCGTAATAAGTATTATTGCCTTTTATCTAAAGATCATAGTAAGTTGTAGAGTCTTGGTTTTGCTATTGGAGTTTAggtgcaataaaaaaaaaacaaaaaatgcttCACAAAGTGGCAAGAATTTTCTTCCAACTTGTTGGGAATAACCTTGGTTTGTTTGGTTAGGTGATTAGCACTTGAAACCACAACTAGACAGAACAATCTAGGAAGTGTAGTTAGTTGTCCCAATCAATTTTTCGCATTAGATCAGCAGGATAATGGTAAATGTTACTATAGTACCAGAATCCAAAGAGGATCCGTTGGAGGTCTAAAGAATAAAGGCAGAAAAGGTTTGGAGAGGATTGCAGGAGTATGGGTCTTACATTACATGAAATAGGGTCACTTGTTAGTGTACATacaacaaaatcataaatatgTAAGAACAAATTGAATCGCTAATTTGTAGTTACTAAATACCCAATTTTTAGTAATAGATTTGTCATATTTATAATCAAAAGGTCATATATTAGTACTACCTTATTCTTAAATTGGTACTGGATAAATTAGCATTGCTTAGCATTTGACTCGGATCAAACGGGCATTTAAGATAGCTTAGAAACAATCAATCACCCCACTCAGATAATCTCAAATTGGAGTAACTTTGAATCCCACGTGGTAACTGAAAGGTCTTGCTCCTTGTGCAGTTAACTGCTTTGCTTGCTGAGATTGGACTGAACATCCAAGAAGCACACGCCTTTTCTACAACTGATGGTTACTCATTAGATGTATTTGTTGTTGAAGGATGGCCCTATGAGGTATGCTGATAATCATTTGCtataagtttattttgatgGATATATATCCTTAAGAAAAGGCAGAAGTTTATTTCAAAGTTTGATGTCATTGAACACcatatctattttttaaaaaacatagtTCTAATTCATATGAACTATGTTGTAGCAACTGTATTTGAGTCACAAGCACCAGTTCATCAACCACAAAGCCTAACTGGTTCTTTTCTCTGGaagtctttattttttacttctcATGCATTATGGAATACCTTGTTATGTTACTTTTTTCCATCACTCCCATTCtcttttttaatgattattattgTTAGAGGTTCCTCTTATCAAGCACAGCTTGACTATTTGGCATTTAAACAGGAAACAGAAAAGCTGAAAGCAGCTTTAGAAAGAGAAGTCTTGAAGAAGATTGAGGTAAATTGGACCCTATACTGTGTTTCTAAATGTCAGTTAGAGTCAATTTGACTGATATTTGATAAGTGCAATCTATTTTTAACAAATGCTCTCAGAGACAGGTGAGGTTCAGTCCGCAATCTGTATCTTCTGTTGATGAGCCTGATCAACCAAAGATGAAAACTGAATTGGATCATTTGCCAATACCAAATGATGGGACAGATGTTTGGGAAATAGATCCTAAACATTTGAAATATGGAACTCAAATTGCATCTGGGTCATATGGTGAACTGTGAGTACATAGCCGATGAGAAATATgcatttcttttattacttcCTGTTAGATGTTCTCACTGATTGCATATATCaattcactttttaattttctggttatttttaattaaatcagaTTTAAAGGTGTATACTGTAGCCAGGAAGTAGCGATCAAAGTTCTCAAGCCTGAGCATGTAAATTCAGAATTGCAGAAAGAGTTTGCACAAGAAGTCTATATCATGAggtttgttttaataaatttgtgttGTAAGATTGTACAACTTCAAAGTAGGACTAAGGTGATTTTGTAACTAAAACTATCAATTTTGGTAGAGTGCATAGTTATCAATATCCGATAGAGGTCACTTATCGGCTTGCACTGAAACACCATGGTGGGAATGGAGATGACCTCTATTTTAAATGTTACTATAAAACTAAATAGTATATACactacacataaaatattaaaaacgaaTTAATACCACAATTAAAGAAATTCATGATAAATAATAAGTACACACATCACAATCATCTTCAATCTAGGATCAATGAACGTAGTAGTGATATCAACAAGTGAAATTTGATGgtgaaatttattgaaaaggAACATAACAAGTTAGACATAAATTTACAGAATGTGAACTGGGGAGTCTGTAAGAAGAAAGAATAgaacatatgaaaaaaaaatacttgtataGTGAGTGAGAAGGAATAGATGTCAAAACAGAGGTACTTTTGTGCGGAATATTTTACCCAAACAACCATGGTTGTGCTTCCTAAATTGATGATATTAAAAACTGTTCTGCTATTTGACTCCCGTAGCAGTCCAGGTTTGGTCCACTTCACTACTGTGTTATATTGACTAGTACTAAGAgggagtaaaaaataaaaagatgtaCATGCTATGATTCTTGTTAACTAAGAAATAAAGCGCATTAAGTTGAAACATTTTATTCTTGTGAAAATATGGGCGTTTTATTTATACTGAGAAAATGAAATCAATACAATAAATAGAGGAGATTTCATATCCTTTAATAATGAAGTTCTTAActagaataaataataatgttcCTGACAATAAAGATATAATCTTGACATTCCTAATTATGAAGTTTCGGTCCTTATTTTATAAAGATCTGAGATCATAACAATTCTTTTGTCCTTCACATAATGATATTTGGAACAATGTTACGTGTTTCTTTGGAGTGTACTAGTTTTTCCCATTGTTGATTGTAATTGAACATCCCCCGTCTTTAGATGTGAAGTTGAGCTTCATAGCAGTTGTCACCAATTTATCAACTTAGAGGGTCCAATTCCTTTCATATTTAGTGTCAACTTCCTTGTGGAATTTCTGCCTGCGATCTTGATTTCTATATGACAATCTGAACCTAAGTTTTTGTGAGGTTTTAAATTTTCTCCTCATAATATTGTGTTAAAAATAGTCATAGTTAATGTAAGCAAGGGGGGGAATTGACTAATGAATGATATTAGATTGACTTTAAGTATCTCCTGAATATGGACTTTCTTAAAACTAGTTATGGTAATGCACATTTTAGCCACAGAGTTTACAGATGCACTTTAACAGTTACATTCCTATCTAACTTGATACTAGTTATCTTATgcaaagttttaatttagttgttttattgacaattgaattttttttggtCATTTGGTACAGTGAAAGAATACAAAAAgcaaattaattatagttttatcttcttgtttaagaaaatattatgcATCTGCCGTATTTAACTTGCTAATGGAACTAGCAGAAAGGTTCGACACAAGAATGTTGTACAATTCATAGGAGCATGTACCAAGCCCCCACGTTTATGCATAGTGACAGGTGAAATTTAATGAATTACTTTTTGTTGTAGAGTAATGGAATATATGTGGTCTTAAAAATGCAGCAATTCTCAACCTCGTAATGGTTGTATCCTTTTCAATTTTCAGAATTTATGTCAGGTGGAAGTGTGTATGACTACCTACATAAGCAGAGGGGCTTTTTTAAATTTCCTACCCTACTTAAAGTCGCAATTGATATTTCTAAAGGGATGAACTACTTGCACCAACATAACATAATCCATAGAGACTTGAAGGCTGCCAACCTTTTGATGGACGAAAATTGTGTATGATGTTTCCTTTATTTATATGCAATGCTTCTTCTGCTCTTCGCCCGTGTCCCACCCCACCCACCCACAAATACACGCACAGTATATCACAAATGTGGGTGAATAAACGGGGCATACAGAACTGAAAGTAGTGCATTTGTTCCATTACAGGTTGTAAAGGTTGCTGATTTTGGGGTTGCTAGAGTTAAAGCTCAGTCTGGTGTTATGACAGCAGAAACTGGAACATATAGATGGATGGCTCCTGAGGTACTTGATCTTCTCAAGTTACCATCATCAAGTTATTCAAATAGTTTCGACGATATTGATCAGCCTTTTAACACCCATGGTGTTTATCTGTTATAGTGTGACATGTCTTCactttttgaactttttttttctcgaCCTAAATTAATGTTAGTGTTTATCTTATcttgatgaatttttttcataCCGATCATTGTGgaaatttataacaaatttgaaGATTTCATGAATCCCAAGCTCGGAATGTCTGTACTAGGTCACTAAAATTTGCTGTTCAGTAGTTTTCctagtttaaatattttctgGTGCCTAAAGTAGATGGGAGATATAACTATGAGTATATTTTCTTATCATGATTTCTCTGTATTGAAGGTTATAGAACACAAGCCGTATGATCACAAGGCTGATGTATTTAGTTTTGGAATTGTTTTATGGGAGTTGCTCACTGGAAAGGTATTTCTTATTTGCAACACcttaattcaaatatttgttttccTGAAGTAAATTATTGGGGGTTTTTTTTGCCAGCTTCCATACGAATATTTAACCCCCCTTCAGGCAGCTATAGGAGTGGTTCAAAAggtaatattttttctcttaaactTGAGTTTTAGGATAAGCTACCAGTTAATGTCTTGTCACATCTGGAAATTTAAGATAGCGATTTACATTATTAAGTGGAAATATGTGTGTTAAATAGGTAGTGATTCTTTGTTTCTATAACTGTAAATACATTTCAGGGTTTGCGACCCACCATCCCCAAGAACACTCATCCAAAATTTGTCGAACTTCTTGAGAGATCCTGGCAGCAAGATCCAACATTGAGACCCGATTTCTCTGAAATTATCGACATCCTGCAGCAATTGGCGAAGGAGGTATAAAAAGATTTCTTAATGTAAATGTGTCATTTTTTAAGGTGCAAATTATTTCTTATGATCAGGGTGGAAGGTTGGGGTTCGATCATT from the Vigna angularis cultivar LongXiaoDou No.4 chromosome 3, ASM1680809v1, whole genome shotgun sequence genome contains:
- the LOC108326478 gene encoding serine/threonine-protein kinase STY46 isoform X2; protein product: MAMMVTEGNDSCGSGVQHHSNSSSSSPAQTRQQRHKVEVYNEILRRLKDSGHEDAMQPGFNDQLWAHFNRLPTRYALDVNVERAADVLMHKRLLQLAHDPANRPSIEVRLVQVHPISDGNSADASELDDPGTESGQSSSKYSSRQSIHPPPAFGSSPNLEALALEANSSEDIEEEQSVHANVQYSRPMHEITISTDDKPKILSQLTALLAEIGLNIQEAHAFSTTDGYSLDVFVVEGWPYEETEKLKAALEREVLKKIEVRFSPQSVSSVDEPDQPKMKTELDHLPIPNDGTDVWEIDPKHLKYGTQIASGSYGELFKGVYCSQEVAIKVLKPEHVNSELQKEFAQEVYIMRKVRHKNVVQFIGACTKPPRLCIVTEFMSGGSVYDYLHKQRGFFKFPTLLKVAIDISKGMNYLHQHNIIHRDLKAANLLMDENCVVKVADFGVARVKAQSGVMTAETGTYRWMAPEVIEHKPYDHKADVFSFGIVLWELLTGKLPYEYLTPLQAAIGVVQKGLRPTIPKNTHPKFVELLERSWQQDPTLRPDFSEIIDILQQLAKEVGDGEERHKEKSGGLLSVLRRGHH
- the LOC108326478 gene encoding serine/threonine-protein kinase STY46 isoform X1 translates to MAMMVTEGNDSCGSGVQHHSNSSSSSPAQTRQQRHKVEVYNEILRRLKDSGHEDAMQPGFNDQLWAHFNRLPTRYALDVNVERAADVLMHKRLLQLAHDPANRPSIEVRLVQVHPISDGNSADASELDDPGTESGQSSSKYSSRQSIHPPPAFGSSPNLEALALEANSSEDIEEEQSVHANVQYSRPMHEITISTDDKPKILSQLTALLAEIGLNIQEAHAFSTTDGYSLDVFVVEGWPYEETEKLKAALEREVLKKIERQVRFSPQSVSSVDEPDQPKMKTELDHLPIPNDGTDVWEIDPKHLKYGTQIASGSYGELFKGVYCSQEVAIKVLKPEHVNSELQKEFAQEVYIMRKVRHKNVVQFIGACTKPPRLCIVTEFMSGGSVYDYLHKQRGFFKFPTLLKVAIDISKGMNYLHQHNIIHRDLKAANLLMDENCVVKVADFGVARVKAQSGVMTAETGTYRWMAPEVIEHKPYDHKADVFSFGIVLWELLTGKLPYEYLTPLQAAIGVVQKGLRPTIPKNTHPKFVELLERSWQQDPTLRPDFSEIIDILQQLAKEVGDGEERHKEKSGGLLSVLRRGHH